TTCAGCCGGATGCCCGCCTCATCCGCGTACGTCCGGCCGTGCGCGTCGAGGAGTTCGCGTACGACACGCTGCTGCCGGTCCACGGCTCCTACCCCTTGAGCGGATCGTGGCCGACCGTCATCAGCCGGCGCCGGCGGCGCGTGTCCTCGGCCGTCACCTCAGGTAGCGGCTCGTCCTCCAGGTCCACCTGCGAGGTGACCCTGTCCACGACGTTCCGCATCACGCGCAGGTCGTCCTCGGTCAGGTCGGTGCGCCGCTTCTGCAGGATCGCCAGGACGTGCTGCCCGGTCTGCGTACCCGCCTGATCGGGCAGCGGTTCCGCGTCCTCGTCGGCGTCCCGCATCCGCAACCAGGCCGCGAGCTCCTGCGAGGTCATGTTCACCACGCGGTGGAAGTCCGCCCACAGCGCGTCGAGTTCGAGGGCGTCGGTCATCACATGCCCCTTCCTTGCGTACGTGCGCGCCGGTCAGCCCCCGCGGGGGAAGTTCTCGGCGTCGAACATCCACCGCTGCTTCTCCAGCTCGGCGGTGATGCTGATCAGCA
The genomic region above belongs to Streptomyces coeruleorubidus and contains:
- a CDS encoding DUF3140 domain-containing protein, which encodes MTDALELDALWADFHRVVNMTSQELAAWLRMRDADEDAEPLPDQAGTQTGQHVLAILQKRRTDLTEDDLRVMRNVVDRVTSQVDLEDEPLPEVTAEDTRRRRRLMTVGHDPLKG